A genomic window from Triticum urartu cultivar G1812 chromosome 7, Tu2.1, whole genome shotgun sequence includes:
- the LOC125522110 gene encoding cortical cell-delineating protein-like — MTPSKLALFLALNLVLLAAAQGCGPYCPPVVPTPPIRPPPVVPSTGGGRCPINTLKLGVCADVLNLVKLKIGVPANEQCCPLLGGLADLDAAVCLCTAIRANILGIQLNVPIDLVLLLNQCGKKCPSDFTCPI, encoded by the coding sequence ATGACGCCCTCCAAGCTCGCCCTCTTCCTCGCCCTGAACCTGGTCCTCCTTGCCGCCGCCCAGGGCTGCGGACCCTACTGCCCGCCGGTCGTACCTACCCCACCGATCCGCCCACCGCCTGTCGTGCCATCGACCGGCGGGGGCCGCTGCCCGATCAACACGCTGAAGCTGGGCGTGTGCGCCGACGTGCTGAACCTAGTGAAGCTCAAGATCGGCGTGCCGGCGAACGAGCAGTGCTGCCCGCTCCTGGGCGGGCTCGCCGACCTTGACGCCGCCGTGTGCCTCTGCACCGCCATCAGGGCCAACATCCTCGGCATCCAGCTCAACGTCCCCATCgacctcgtcctcctcctcaacCAGTGCGGCAAGAAGTGCCCCTCTGACTTCACCTGCCCCATCTGA